GATCGTGAAATCTTGGGAtgctgctggcgctgcagtGCGAACAGTGTGCGGCCTGCGATATAATGTTGAGATGGGAGGAGTTATCGTGGAGCAAAGCCAACCCTGCGAGTACGGTCTGCATCCTCAAGCCCTAATTGAATGTCGCCGACGAACCTTCTGGATCGCCTTCTTAACTGACGTAAGTAAACATATTCAGTTACGCTCAAAGTTCCCCATTTTGTTTCTCGCTTAATCTTTCTAACTATCCCATAGCGTCTGTCATGTTTCTATGCGCCTTCAaccaccttcatctcctctCAGACAGCATTCTTGAGACTTCCTTGCCGCGAAGAAATCTACGAAGCCCAGGAATACACCACGGTGCCGTTTTTCCAAAGCTTTTTGAACCAAGTCCCATCCCATGACAATGAAATGTCCGGTTTGAGTGCAATGGCACTTTTGATAGACGTCATGTCCATATGGGGAGATGTATCGGACCATGTGTTCCGACTATCTTTGATCCCGGCAGAATCGTACAACAAACTTTTTGAAGATTTCTATAGTACCATGGTCCGTCGGTCAGACCAGTGGCTCTCAAGGCTGCCGAACTACTTGACATTTACGTCGATGAATCTAGAGAGAAGTATCCAGGGGAGAACGGTTGATTCATTCATATCAATCCATCTCTTATACCATGCTGCTTTATTGAAACTCAATCGATACGCACGCTCGCAGCTTCTGCGACCAAGGATGGCTTCAAAATATGTTCATATAGCCAGGAATCACGCGGTGGAAATTCTTCGGACCGCACTTGCCCTAGAACGTTATGTCTCTGACTACAACgtgtcgccgacgacgacagagCCAGTGGCTCCAAAAGGGGCTTTGATAAACCCCTTCCTCGGTTACGTGATACTGTCTGCAGTTGATGTCCTCAGTGCCGGCGGACTGATGATCGACCTACCGGAATGTATCAACCTGCTGCATGGCGGACTTGAAGTCATCCGAGAACTCAGCTTTTTCTGGGGCAGCATTAAGCCCTTAGTGTTACTGATAAAGACACGTTTGGATGCACTCATGGAGGCCTTTCGTCAAGTGGATTCCGGAGGAAAAGTAGCTTTCCTCCTAGACGGACCGTCCCTGGATAGTCAGGTGCAGAACGAAGTTCAGAAACAAGACTCATCTACCAATGAGGACTTGATGTATGGAGGGCTTCCTTGGGAGCAACTCTTTTTTGCATTTGGATTAGTTGATGTTCCGTTCTCGATGCAGAACATAGTTTGGATCAGGACCCGAAGTTGAGAATGACCCCCCAATTTGGTGTTGACGCGTAAGATAGTTATGTAGCGACCAAACGATGACACAAAATACGCTTTTTACTTAACCTGGGATCTCGTTTGGATGTTTTCCTTGATATATTACCTCTGATCGTGAGGTAGGGACTGGCGTTGATGGTGTTTCTAGCAACCTTGGCGGATATGAATTCCAGCATGAGCTACCGTATAGATAATACTCTGATTTTACAATTAGGACAACATAGAGCTCTAGTGACCAAAGCCGGTATTTCCAACCACCGACCTCAGTCTAGGTTTTCCCCTGATAAAACTTTAACTGGCCTGCTCACCCTCATACGACCCATAACTTGCAGGTAGCAAATGCGTCAGATCCCACACTAATGGTAATCAGCTGTCTTGAGAAATGTTTCTCTATTTAAACCGCGCCTAGGGGCCACATCCAGAAACACCCCCGTATCCTCCTCTATACCCTTAATTATTTCCACAACGAAAatgttttccttttttccaTTTAGCTCTGCTGATGAGGCCTCCAAGGGAGCCCAGCCCGATTCAGACAACGCTGCACGCGACCTTTGGGATCCAACGCCTATCTCCTTCGACTGGACCAGCATCTCCAACCCGTGCGACGAAATCGAGTCTGGGGACGAATATTCTGTTGTAGGTACTAATGCAGACATTAAGGAGAACCCCGTCGAGGTCGACTTGTGTGATCGGCCAGCACCCCTCCATGGCGAGACCGAACCGGCCACTGAAGACTCTCGTCAAGCTGAGAGTAATGACGCAGATGCTTCGTCGGACCAGATCCGCgaaacaacagcagcagattgTGCTACGGAGGAAACGGCCAATACTCCCAGAGATAGCGAAGGCCGGGATAAACCGTCGGATGAAAGCCATGCAGTGGCTACACCGTATCCTCTAGCTACTAGCGAGACAAAGCGCGCGGCGAGTACACCCACGCCTTTTACAAAGACAATAGGGTCAAGGTCGGAACCATGTCCTGATAATCGAAAGAATTTGCTGCGTAAGGAAGAAACTCGTGCTGATAAGGTTCTGGAGAAAAGCCGCGCCATAGCCACTTGGGCACGGTGTGTCGAGATATCGCCGGTATCTCCCCGGTTTCTTCTCAGTATTGTCAGTGGCAGGCATGTTGTTGACCCGGAGGGGGATGTGACTATTGCATTGCGAGACGTCGATCCCCCGTTTGCTGTCTGGGGTAAGTAAGCACTAATTGCCACTTTGCTTCTGGTATAATGATGTTGACCATGGCCGTTTTGAAGGTGGGCCTCCGACGCCAGCCTCTAGATCCCAACCCAAAGTTACAAGGTTTATTGAGGTAATCCAGTATCAAGTTTCAGGAAAGTGCATCAAGGGTGCCACGCCTATGCTTCAGCAGGTAATGGGGGCCCTATCCAAGGGGGAACAAGAGATGATCCTTCTGTCGTCGTTTGACTCTGAAGCGCTTTTGGTATTATTGAATATTCTGCACTGGCGGCTTGACAAAGTGCCACGCATGGTGAGTCTTGAGCTCCTAGCCAAGATCACGATTATATCAGGCAATCTTGGATGCCATGGCCTGCTGGAGGATCACGCGAGAAGGTGGATGTCAGCGCTGGGAGACACCATCCACAATCTGAGGTACTCGCGCGATCTTGTGATATGGCTCTGGTTAACGTGGGCTTGGGGTCTCCGCAGGGAGCGGCTGACTGCGTCTTGGAGGCTTGTATGTCAAAGTCCAGGACCAATACCAT
This sequence is a window from Aspergillus puulaauensis MK2 DNA, chromosome 6, nearly complete sequence. Protein-coding genes within it:
- a CDS encoding uncharacterized protein (COG:S;~EggNog:ENOG410PQAJ) — translated: MFSFFPFSSADEASKGAQPDSDNAARDLWDPTPISFDWTSISNPCDEIESGDEYSVVGTNADIKENPVEVDLCDRPAPLHGETEPATEDSRQAESNDADASSDQIRETTAADCATEETANTPRDSEGRDKPSDESHAVATPYPLATSETKRAASTPTPFTKTIGSRSEPCPDNRKNLLRKEETRADKVLEKSRAIATWARCVEISPVSPRFLLSIVSGRHVVDPEGDVTIALRDVDPPFAVWGGPPTPASRSQPKVTRFIEVIQYQVSGKCIKGATPMLQQVMGALSKGEQEMILLSSFDSEALLVLLNILHWRLDKVPRMVSLELLAKITIISGNLGCHGLLEDHARRWMSALGDTIHNLRYSRDLVIWLWLTWAWGLRRERLTASWRLLTLSPRKLDARREAVIQDIVDMTYQKFYGGLEAVKLSECRGYCCASLLGGWMLRMQKTGLFPVKPTAPFCGIVYEQLAAKWTFDFLKDQPDQGQCKCYHDCVKELGGPGGVGPRLVCW